The Amycolatopsis sp. DG1A-15b genome contains the following window.
CAGCCCGCGCGGGCCGCGCTGCCCGCGACCGATCCCGCGAAGGTGCCGGCCGCGGACCTGAGCGGGCAGCAGTGGGACATGCGGATGATCGGCGCGGACCGCTCGCACGGCGGTCCGGAAGGCTCCCGGGACGTCGTCGTCGGCGTGCTCGACTCCGGGATCGACCCGGACCACCCGGAGCTGAGCGAAGCCGTCGACCGCGACGACTCCGCCGGCTGCCTGACCGGGGCCCCCGACCGGTCGCCGTCGGCGTGGGTGCCGACGACCTCCGTGCACGGCACGCACGTGGCGGGGATCATCGCGGCGGCCGGCGACGGGCACGGCGTGACGGGTGTGGCGCCCGGGGTGCGGGTGGCGTCGGTGAAGGTGATCGACGACCGCGGGTACGCCGACCCGGAAGCCGCGGTGTGCGGCCTGATGTGGGCCGCGTCACGGCACATGCGGGTGACGAACAGCAGCTTCTTCGTCAACCCGTGGTCGCTGTCGTGCATCCGCGGCCACGACCGCGGCGTGGTGCACGAGGTGCTGGCCCGCGCGGTCGAGTACAGCACGTCGGCGGGGACGTTGAACGTGGCGGCGGCGACCAACGAGGCGGTGGACCTGACGCCGTCGGCGCGTTCGGGGGCACGCGGGGCGAGCAGCGGGTGCGAAGCCCTGCCGGCCGGGCTGCGGGACGTCGTCGCGGTGTCGGCCGTCGGCGCGGACCGGGTGAAGGCGGGGTACAGCTCGTACGGCCTGGGCGTGATCGACGTCACCGCGCCGGGCGGGGAGACGGGCGACTGCGTGCTGTCCGCGGTGCCGGGCGGGTACGCGCCGCTGTGCGGGACGTCGATGGCGGCGCCGCACGTCACCGGGGTGCTCGCGCTGCTGGCGTCCGCCGCACCGGAGGCCCGGCCGCGGCAGCTGCGCCGGACGCTGGAGGCGCAGGCGCTGCCGATGCCGTGCCCGGCCGACTACGACCTGACCGGGGACGGGCTCCAGGACGCCTACTGCGCCGGGTACGAGGGGTACAACGGGTTCTACGGGCACGGGATGGTTCAGGTTCCGGCGCCCGCCGCGGTGCCGGGCGGGCAACCGGACCAGGCCCGCTGACCCGCGGCGGGCCGGGCGTGAAGCCGGATCTCGCGTGATCGGGGGCGGATCTCGCGTGATCGGGCGGGCATCACCTCAGGTCAGGAGAAGCTTCGCGATCCGGCGCGTCGACGCCCACAGGCCCAGCGCGCCCAGGAGCAGCAGGTACGCCAGGTTGATCAGCATGCCGCCCGACAGCAGGCCGGTCGCCAGGCCCCGCATCAGCTCGATCGCGTGGTAGAGCGGGAGGCAGCGGACCACCCACTGCAGTGGCTCCGGGTACACCGACAGCGGGTAGAACGTCGTCGCGAAGAGGAACATCGGGGTCAGGATCAGCTGGATGTAGTCGAACTGGGCCGTCGAACGCAGGAACGTCACCAGGGCCATCCCGATCGCCGAGAACGTCAGGCCCACCAGCAGCGCCGCCGGGACCATCAGCAGGGCCCACCACGACGTCAGCAGTCCCATCGCCGCCGCGATCGCGAGGAACGCCACCGCGTAGATGCCGCCGCGGGTCATCGCCCAGCCGATCTCGCCCAGTGCCACGTCCAGCGGGCCGATCGGGGTCGCCAGCATCGCGTCGTACAGCTTCGCGTAGCGCAGCTTGAAGAACAGGTTGTACGTCGACTCGAAGACGGCGCCGTTCATCGCCGACATCGCCAGCAGGGCCGGTGCCACGAACGCGACGTAGCTCATCGGGCGCCCGTCCGGGCCCGCCACCTCGGTGACCAGCTTGCCGAACCCCAGCTGGAACGCCAGCAGGTAGAGGAACGGCTCGATCGCGCCGGAGACGAACAGCAGCCAGCTCGCGCGGGACACCATGACCGAGCGTTCGACGAGCATGCGGGCCCGGCCGGCGTACAGCCCGGGCGGGAGGATGCGCAGCAGCAGCCCGGCGCGGGCCTCGACGGTCGTCATTCAGACCACCAGCCTCCGGTAGAAGGCCCGGTGCGCGAGCACCCACCCGGCCGCGAACAACGCCGCCAGCACGGCGAGGTGACCGAGCATCGCCCAGCCGCCGACGCCGCCGATGCTCACGCCGCGGGCCAGCTGCGTGCCGTGCCACAGCGGGGAGAGCCAGGCCAGCCAGCGGACCGCGGCCGGCAACTGGGCGATCGGGAAGAACGTGCCGGAGAACAACGTCATCGGCATCACGACGAACCGGAAGATCAGCCCGAACCGCTGGCCCTCGTCGAAGGTCCGCGCGGCCAGCGCGGCCATCGGCGCGGTGCAGGCGAGCCCGGTGGCGGTGCCGGCCAGGATCACCAGCAGCACGCCCGGCCCGGTCCAGGCGCCGAAGAACAGCGCTACGAACGCGTAGATCGCGCCCGCCAGCGTCAGCCGCAGGGCCGACCAGATCAGGTGCCCGCCGAACACCTGGCCCGGCGACACCGGGGTGGCGGTGACCGCCAGGTACTCCTTCTGCCACTTGAACCCGGACAGCACGGGGTAGCTCGACTCGCCGAAGGATTGCTGCGCGGCCCCGGCGGCCAGCAGCGCGGGGGCGATGTACTGG
Protein-coding sequences here:
- a CDS encoding ABC transporter permease; this translates as MTTVEARAGLLLRILPPGLYAGRARMLVERSVMVSRASWLLFVSGAIEPFLYLLAFQLGFGKLVTEVAGPDGRPMSYVAFVAPALLAMSAMNGAVFESTYNLFFKLRYAKLYDAMLATPIGPLDVALGEIGWAMTRGGIYAVAFLAIAAAMGLLTSWWALLMVPAALLVGLTFSAIGMALVTFLRSTAQFDYIQLILTPMFLFATTFYPLSVYPEPLQWVVRCLPLYHAIELMRGLATGLLSGGMLINLAYLLLLGALGLWASTRRIAKLLLT
- a CDS encoding S8 family serine peptidase, which encodes MSLLARRLRATVCTVLVLAGCVTAGPAAAGESGCAHGRALRYVVTFDPGTTEAAARSEIDGACGATTVFYPQIAVAVATSGDPDFGERIGLDRAFSAQAERLAAQRVTEVKPQPARAALPATDPAKVPAADLSGQQWDMRMIGADRSHGGPEGSRDVVVGVLDSGIDPDHPELSEAVDRDDSAGCLTGAPDRSPSAWVPTTSVHGTHVAGIIAAAGDGHGVTGVAPGVRVASVKVIDDRGYADPEAAVCGLMWAASRHMRVTNSSFFVNPWSLSCIRGHDRGVVHEVLARAVEYSTSAGTLNVAAATNEAVDLTPSARSGARGASSGCEALPAGLRDVVAVSAVGADRVKAGYSSYGLGVIDVTAPGGETGDCVLSAVPGGYAPLCGTSMAAPHVTGVLALLASAAPEARPRQLRRTLEAQALPMPCPADYDLTGDGLQDAYCAGYEGYNGFYGHGMVQVPAPAAVPGGQPDQAR
- a CDS encoding ABC transporter permease; the encoded protein is MATISTGRVVGKWQGAWLQVEGRWTWYRRHWVSTLYSTGLQPVLFLAAMGLGFGSQVRPGAVTGGLSYLQYIAPALLAAGAAQQSFGESSYPVLSGFKWQKEYLAVTATPVSPGQVFGGHLIWSALRLTLAGAIYAFVALFFGAWTGPGVLLVILAGTATGLACTAPMAALAARTFDEGQRFGLIFRFVVMPMTLFSGTFFPIAQLPAAVRWLAWLSPLWHGTQLARGVSIGGVGGWAMLGHLAVLAALFAAGWVLAHRAFYRRLVV